A stretch of the Acanthochromis polyacanthus isolate Apoly-LR-REF ecotype Palm Island chromosome 22, KAUST_Apoly_ChrSc, whole genome shotgun sequence genome encodes the following:
- the LOC110972652 gene encoding zinc finger protein OZF-like isoform X2: MDSSHKKCKHSNGVRCRISEEDKDGSATTAKRDESLSCEQCGKTFITATERRIHKHVHTVDKPFSCDQCGKTFTLKSHLKRHQLIHSGVKPFNCNQCGKAFTLKSHLKRHQLIHSGVKPFSCDQCGKAFTHMSMLLNHQLIHSGVKLFGCDQCGKGFTKKSHLKRHQLMHSGVKPFGCDQCGKAFTQKIHLAKHQLMHSGVKPFSCDQCGKAFTQKSHLKNHQLIHSGVKPFNCDQCVKTFTHHEQLLIHQCPHSGRKRYHCDSCEKTFKHQQSLKCHQRVHTGHDVYVCDHCGEPFVLYSQLKAHEVTHTGVKPYLCDECGKRYSYIADLKIHQRVHTGERPYRCDKCKDTFTTLASLKRHQQINTRKKATSVRVSRTEQMDKTLRLVSTLPMVNSAALTSLDQRPTNKEPYNDTSVCTLDTD, from the exons atggattcttcacacaaa aaatgtaaacacagcaatggagtgagatgtcggatctctgaggaggataaggatggttcggcaacaacggcaaaaagagatgaatcactcagttgtgagcaatgtggcaagacttttatcacagcaacagaacgaagaattcacaaacatgttcacactgtggacaaaccattcagctgtgatcagtgtggaaagacttttactctgaagagtcacttaaaaagacatcaactcattcacagtggagttaaaccattcaactgtaatcagtgtggaaaggcttttactctgaagagtcacttaaaaagacatcaactcattcacagtggagttaaaccattcagctgtgatcagtgtggaaaggcttttactcacatgAGTATGCTATtaaatcatcaactcattcacagtggagtgaaattgtttggctgtgatcagtgtggaaagggtTTTACTAAGAAGAGTCAcctaaaaagacatcaactcatgcacagtggagtgaaaccatttggctgtgatcagtgtggaaaggcttttactcagaagattcatctagcaaaacatcaactcatgcacagtggagttaaaccattcagctgcgatcagtgtggaaaggcttttactcagaagagtcacttgaaaaatcatcaactcattcacagtggggttaaaccattcaactgtgatcagtgtgtgaaaacctttactcatcatgaacagttgttgatccatcaatgcccccattctggtagaaagcggtaccactgtgactcctgtgaaaaaactttcaagcaccaacaaagcttaaaatgtcaccaacgcgtccacactggacatgatgtgtacgtatgtgatcactgtggtgaaccatttgtattgtactcacagttaaaagctcatgaagtgacccacactggggttaaaccatacctttgtgatgagtgtgggaaacgctacagctacaTTGCAGACCTCAAaattcaccaacgtgtccacactggggagagaccatacagatgtgacaaGTGTAAGGATACTTTTACAACCTTGGCTTCCCTGAAACGACACCAGCAGATCAACACCCGAAAGAAAGCAACCAGTGTCAgagtgag cagaacggaacagatggacaaaactcttagacttgtcagcactctgccaatggtgaacagtgctgctttgaccagtctggaccaacgtccaaccaacaaggaaccctacaacgacaccagcgtatgcacactggacacagactga
- the LOC110972652 gene encoding zinc finger protein OZF-like isoform X3 — protein MDSSHKKCKHSNGVRCRISEEDKDGSATTAKRDESLSCEQCGKTFITATERRIHKHVHTVDKPFSCDQCGKTFTLKSHLKRHQLIHSGVKPFNCNQCGKAFTLKSHLKRHQLIHSGVKPFSCDQCGKAFTHMSMLLNHQLIHSGVKLFGCDQCGKGFTKKSHLKRHQLMHSGVKPFGCDQCGKAFTQKIHLAKHQLMHSGVKPFSCDQCGKAFTQKSHLKNHQLIHSGVKPFNCDQCVKTFTHHEQLLIHQCPHSGRKRYHCDSCEKTFKHQQSLKCHQRVHTGHDVYVCDHCGEPFVLYSQLKAHEVTHTGVKPYLCDECGKRYSYIADLKIHQRVHTGERPYRCDKCKDTFTTLASLKRHQQINTRKKATSVRVRTEQMDKTLRLVSTLPMVNSAALTSLDQRPTNKEPYNDTSVCTLDTD, from the exons atggattcttcacacaaa aaatgtaaacacagcaatggagtgagatgtcggatctctgaggaggataaggatggttcggcaacaacggcaaaaagagatgaatcactcagttgtgagcaatgtggcaagacttttatcacagcaacagaacgaagaattcacaaacatgttcacactgtggacaaaccattcagctgtgatcagtgtggaaagacttttactctgaagagtcacttaaaaagacatcaactcattcacagtggagttaaaccattcaactgtaatcagtgtggaaaggcttttactctgaagagtcacttaaaaagacatcaactcattcacagtggagttaaaccattcagctgtgatcagtgtggaaaggcttttactcacatgAGTATGCTATtaaatcatcaactcattcacagtggagtgaaattgtttggctgtgatcagtgtggaaagggtTTTACTAAGAAGAGTCAcctaaaaagacatcaactcatgcacagtggagtgaaaccatttggctgtgatcagtgtggaaaggcttttactcagaagattcatctagcaaaacatcaactcatgcacagtggagttaaaccattcagctgcgatcagtgtggaaaggcttttactcagaagagtcacttgaaaaatcatcaactcattcacagtggggttaaaccattcaactgtgatcagtgtgtgaaaacctttactcatcatgaacagttgttgatccatcaatgcccccattctggtagaaagcggtaccactgtgactcctgtgaaaaaactttcaagcaccaacaaagcttaaaatgtcaccaacgcgtccacactggacatgatgtgtacgtatgtgatcactgtggtgaaccatttgtattgtactcacagttaaaagctcatgaagtgacccacactggggttaaaccatacctttgtgatgagtgtgggaaacgctacagctacaTTGCAGACCTCAAaattcaccaacgtgtccacactggggagagaccatacagatgtgacaaGTGTAAGGATACTTTTACAACCTTGGCTTCCCTGAAACGACACCAGCAGATCAACACCCGAAAGAAAGCAACCAGTGTCAgagtgag aacggaacagatggacaaaactcttagacttgtcagcactctgccaatggtgaacagtgctgctttgaccagtctggaccaacgtccaaccaacaaggaaccctacaacgacaccagcgtatgcacactggacacagactga